Proteins co-encoded in one Taeniopygia guttata chromosome 4, bTaeGut7.mat, whole genome shotgun sequence genomic window:
- the GRPEL1 gene encoding grpE protein homolog 1, mitochondrial: MAAVAQCVRGALRPRLPLLSVALRTSPRLLCAATQQKNTGQTLEEDQSQSQNEQKVEPSSAEKLLAEEKAKLEEQLKEVTEKYKRALADAENVRQRSQKLVEEAKLYGIQSFCKDLLEVADILEKATESVPKEEIKDENPHLKSLYEGLVMTEMQIQKVFKKHGLLRLNPVGAKFDPYEHEALFHTAVEGQEPGTIALVSKIGYKLHGRTLRPALVGVVKDA, translated from the exons ATGGCGGCCGTGGCCCAGTGCGTGCGGGGTGCGCTGCGCCCGCGCCTCCCGCTGCTGAGCGTCGCGCTGAG AACATCTCCACGACTGCTTTGTGCAGcaacacagcagaaaaatacTGGCCAGACCTTGGAAGAGGACCAGAGTCAGAGCCAAAATGAACAGAAGGTGGaacccagctctgctgaaaaaCTGCTAGCTGAAGAAAAGGCCAAACTGGAAGAACAACTAAAAGAAGTTACT gaGAAGTACAAGCGTGCCTTGGCAGATGCAGAAAACGTGAGGCAAAGAAGCCAGAAACTGGTAGAAGAGGCAAAGTTATACG GGATCCAGAGCTTCTGTAAGGACTTACTAGAAGTTGCAGACATTTTGGAGAAAGCAACAGAAAGCGTACcgaaagaagaaattaaagatgAAAATCCTCACTTGAAGAGCTTGTACGAAGGTCTTGTCATGACAGAAATGCAGATTCAGAAAGTGTTTAAAAAGCATGGCCTGCTCAGACTGAACCCTGTCGGAGCCAAGTTCGATCCCTACGAGCACGAGGCGCTGTTCCACACGGCCGTGGAGGGGCAGGAGCCCGGCACCATCGCGCTGGTTTCCAAGATCGGCTACAAGCTGCACGGGCGCACGCTGCGGCCCGCCCTGGTGGGGGTTGTGAAGGACGCTTAG